A genomic segment from Microcaecilia unicolor unplaced genomic scaffold, aMicUni1.1, whole genome shotgun sequence encodes:
- the LOC115459387 gene encoding histone H4, giving the protein MSGRGKGGKGLGKGGAKRHRKVLRDNIQGITKPAIRRLARRGGVKRISGLIYEETRGVLKVFLENVIRDAVTYTEHAKRKTVTAMDVVYALKRQGRTLYGFGG; this is encoded by the coding sequence ATGTCCGGTCGTGGTAAAGGTGGGAAGGGTTTAGGGAAAGGGGGCGCTAAGCGGCATAGGAAGGTGTTACGCGATAACATCCAGGGGATCACAAAGCCCGCTATCCGGCGCTTGGCTCGCCGAGGCGGAGTCAAGCGTATCTCCGGTCTCATCTACGAAGAGACTCGTGGGGTGCTGAAGGTTTTCTTGGAGAATGTTATCAGAGACGCCGTCACCTATACTGAGCACGCCAAGAGAAAGACAGTAACAGCTATGGATGTGGTGTATGCCCTGAAGCGCCAGGGCCGTACCCTGTATGGTTTCGGAGGCTAA